The sequence TTTTTAAGGATTAAGAATTCACTAACTAGGGGAAAAATAACTGTTGCATTGTATAGGAAGATCAAGTTCAAAAGAAACTGTTTTAAATTCTCTccgcagtccttctactttgatcgggatgatgttgccctgcgtcactttgctgagttcttcaaggagcagtcacatgaggaacgtgagcatgctgagaaactgatgcaattccagaatcaccgtggaggacggatcatcttgtCTGACATCAGGTTTGGTTCAATAAACTAGTGGCTTTTGGTCTGGATACCCTGAGACCTGCTTGTTTCAAATAACTCCTAAAGCAATTGGTTCCATGGTTGTGGTAGTGGAATGCAGTAATTCTATATTCCTATGACACATTGTTTATGGTAACTTGGCATCTGGTTGCTTTTTCACCCCTATTTTCCTTGTACTGTCTTGTGTATTTTGTTTGTTCCATTGTAAGTGAACTGCctgtgactttcctcttcagaaaccagagcaggatgagtggagcaatggtctggaggtgatgcaaagagctctgcagatggagaagaatgtgaaccagagtctgctgcatctgcacaaactctccactgggagcactgaccctcatgtaagttcctcATGAGGGTTTCTGGGTAACTTGGAGGTGCTGGAACATTGCTGTCCTTCAGTTGTTTCAAAAGATCGCCGTGAACAATAACTTTATTTTGGGGAGGGTCTCTCCTGGGTTCTTCAGGGTGTGGGAAGAGGACCGGGAAGTTGGCCTACTGTGGACATTGAGAAATAAATGGGTCCCAATGTTTCCAGGATCTAAGCTCACATTGTACAGGAGTTACTGGATCATTAGAGCAAATGTACATCAATTTCAATTGCCCTACCTGATCCTTCTCCACTCCTAGAGAATTAAAATCTTAACTCGAGGGGATGCTCTGATGTTCCTTGATATCTGCTACTGGCCATAACTcgtttccctctttcagttgtgtgacttcctggagacccactacttggatgaacaagtgaagatgatcaagaagcttggagatcccatcaccaacctgaagagactgggagctccTGAGAATGGCATGGGAGTGTACCTTTTTGACAAGCACACTCTctgggggagagtgactaaactgactgaTGGGATCAAGCTTAATGTGTttagtacttgtatttatataatcagGCCCCTGTCATGTAGGGAATGAAGGCTTGTGACTTTGTACAAAGAGCTGAAACCCAtaactgtaaataaactgttcaacattgggCTGTGTTTTGTCACCTTGTAAGTTTGAGTGGTTACTTATTTTTCATTTAACATAACTTGGTTTCCATCGAACAAGAATTACACTGAGTTTATATGGGATTCAGTCCTTTGAAATGTGTTTTCCTCTCGTGTAATGTCTATGTATTGACTGGGACATTCAGCCACCTGTTATAAGTTCTAAAATGTTCAACGGTGTGGTCAGACAACTGACAGCCCCATGGGATACTGGCCCAGTAACCAAAAGTCTGGTCAGAGGTATGTATTAAGGACGTACAGAGAGGCATCTCTCGAGCTTGGGACGGAGAAACTGTATACAATTACCTGTTACAACTATCTGTCTTTGTACAAATGACAATTCAATCCAACAAGATGTAACATCTGTTAAACACAGGGCCAATTTGCCAGTAATTCATTGTTGCACCATTTCAGTCCAGTGAAGAAAAAGTCCTGAATTAGCTTCCTATTTAGTGTATGTGCCTCGTGAACAGCAGTTTATATTCAATAGCCGCAACAGATCCTCTTCAGTTATACAGGTAGTTCAGTAATGGGACTCACCACTGCTGCTATAGGCTTGCTGTTAAGCTTTGTAGGCAGACAAGCAATGTCTCAGCACACTGAACTCTGGGCACTACAATTGGATGAGGAGGGAAAGCAACAGGTGGCATCAGCTTGCTGTCACAGCTTCAGTGGTTAGTGTGGATACTCGAGTCTGGTGGTTCTGGGACAGCTTCTCTTCTGCCTGCTCCCCTCATGGTTGAATAACTTGTCAGCACAACCTCCATTCACATGAATAAGGAATTGGGTAAAGTATTGAAAGACTAACGATACTCCAACAAAATGTAATGCTTGGGGAAGGAGCAAATGTATTTAATTCCACAAAGCAAAAGGTACAAGATATTAAACCCATTTCTACCCTGGCCACAATGCATAAGCACTCAATTTATAAGCCTACTATCAATTATTTTTTTAGTACCATTGTGAATTTCATTACTATCACCCTGGGTTAGATCTCCATTTCTCTCCTTCGTGGCAGTGAATGGATACAAATGGTATTGCTGCAgctccaataatccagtgtttacaagttatTTTTAGGAATTTAGCTGAGAACTGTGTTGAGTGCAATTAAATTGCCATGTACAGACATTCCACGTTGATGTCTTGGCAATACTCAAGCGCCTTTGGGATATCGATGTTACAAAATTTCAAATATTGATGAGCCACAGTTCCACGAGTCGGCCTGGGTTTGCGTGCTGAAGGGTTTGATGGCTTCATGTATCAACAAAGTCTCCAGCTCACTCGATGTGAAACTTTACAGGTGCTCGTGTTTTAAGAATTActtacaatttacagcacagaaaaagaccattcGGGCCAACTGGGCTATGCTGTGGTTTTTGCTCCATGTGAGTcttctcccaccccacttcatctagacctattagcatatccttctattcctttctcccttgtgtttatctagctttcccttaaatgcatctatgctctttGCATTCAGAGTTATTACTGCGTGTAGCTCAGTAAACGCACCGCTGCTGCTGTGGATTTTCTGTTAAGCTGTGTGGGTAAAGAAGTGAGTGACAGCTATCGAGCCCAGCAATGTTTGAgctcaaggacagcatttattgtccatccctaattgcctctgaGAAGATGCTGGTCAGCcatattcttgaaccgctgcagtcttgtggtgaaggtactcccacagtgcttttagggagggagttcctggattttgatgcAGTGACgaaaaaggaatggtgatatatttccaagtcagattgGTGGTAACgtggaggtgaacttgcaggtgatagtgttcccaaacttctgctgcccttgtccttctaattgCTAGAGCTCGTGGGATGGCttgtgctgctgaaaaagccttggcgagttgctgcagtgcatcttgtcgatggtatacactgcagccatggtgcaccggtggtggaagcagtgaatgtggaaggtggtggatggggtgccaatcaaccgggctgctttgtcctggatggtgtcgagcttcttgatgatTGCTGAAGCTGCACTCagccagtcaagtggagagtattccaccacactcctgccttgtgccttgtcgatgctgGAAAGACTTtcgggtgtcaggaggtgagacactcactgcaaaatacccagcctctggcccgcTCTTATTACCAGAGTAGTTATGCGGCTGGGCGAGTTCAGTTCCTGATCAGCGATGACCCCCAGGGGTTAATGCTGGGGAATTCAGCGGCAGTGAATGTTAAGGgtgggtggttagactctcgctttttgcagatagtcattgcctggcacttgtgtggtgccattgttacttgcccattatcagccccacactgaatgtcatccaggtcttgctgcatgtgggcatggactgcttcattttctgatgtCTTGCAAATGGAACAGAACACTTTGTAATCattagcaaacattcccacttctggcctttatgatggagggaaatctgaacaaatatcttgtatctGTTTTGACAGTAGAGGACAGGAACAACATTCCAatggtggatagtcaaggggctatagaggggaggTACTTAATGCATTAACAATCACCTGATGAGGTAGGACTCACTAAGATAATTGGGCTAAAGTCAGATAAATGGTcctgaaggcttgcatcctagggtcttgagaagtagcggcagggattgtggatgaattggttgtaatttaccacaatt is a genomic window of Pristiophorus japonicus isolate sPriJap1 chromosome 4, sPriJap1.hap1, whole genome shotgun sequence containing:
- the LOC139262589 gene encoding ferritin heavy chain, oocyte isoform-like; protein product: MASQVCQNYHKECEAAVNKQINMELCSSYVYLSMSFYFDRDDVALRHFAEFFKEQSHEEREHAEKLMQFQNHRGGRIILSDIKKPEQDEWSNGLEVMQRALQMEKNVNQSLLHLHKLSTGSTDPHLCDFLETHYLDEQVKMIKKLGDPITNLKRLGAPENGMGVYLFDKHTLWGRSFYFDRDDVALRHFAEFFKEQSHEEREHAEKLMEFQNRRGGRIILADIKKLASNKLRQIVKNSFGESRKLSFHSSESLKQRHTFRFEDVQGTQRQ